In a genomic window of Saccharothrix sp. HUAS TT1:
- a CDS encoding haloacid dehalogenase type II encodes MLCVFDVNETLLDLAPLDDFFTELTGDAGARREWFDLMIHNALTTTALGGYQPLGAIAGACLLPVVAARGGTATADHQKELGALLRKLPAHPEVAESITRLRGAGFGVVTLTNSVAAAAEDQMVNSGLRPLIDAIYAADQVQRLKPAPEPYRLVLREQGVEASDAVLVAAHDWDVAGAAAAGLNTAFVAREGRAPLPLADAPTIIGADLADVADQLIAKYGG; translated from the coding sequence GTGCTCTGCGTGTTCGACGTCAACGAGACCCTGCTCGACCTGGCCCCGCTGGACGACTTCTTCACCGAGCTGACCGGTGACGCGGGCGCCCGGCGCGAGTGGTTCGACCTGATGATCCACAACGCGCTGACCACCACGGCCCTCGGCGGCTACCAGCCGCTCGGCGCGATCGCGGGCGCCTGCCTGCTGCCCGTCGTCGCGGCGCGCGGCGGCACGGCGACCGCCGACCACCAGAAGGAGCTGGGCGCGCTGCTGCGCAAGCTGCCCGCGCACCCCGAGGTGGCCGAGTCGATCACCCGGCTGCGCGGGGCGGGCTTCGGCGTCGTCACCCTGACCAACTCCGTCGCCGCCGCCGCCGAGGACCAGATGGTCAATTCCGGCCTGCGGCCGCTCATCGACGCGATCTACGCCGCCGACCAGGTGCAGCGCCTCAAGCCCGCCCCCGAGCCGTACCGGCTGGTGCTGCGGGAGCAGGGCGTCGAGGCGTCCGACGCGGTGCTCGTCGCGGCGCACGACTGGGACGTCGCCGGCGCCGCCGCGGCCGGGCTGAACACCGCTTTCGTCGCCCGCGAGGGCCGCGCCCCGCTGCCGCTGGCCGACGCGCCGACCATCATCGGCGCCGACCTGGCCGACGTGGCCGACCAGCTGATCGCCAAGTACGGCGGCTGA
- a CDS encoding ArsR/SmtB family transcription factor: MDMPVPPIAEVDLGQVFRALADPLRRAVVAELVADPGDAERACSSFPMPVAKSTRTHHWRALREAGLILQRDAGNGTFVRLRRAEFDRRFPGLLATLTELTRETAPSV; encoded by the coding sequence GTGGACATGCCCGTGCCGCCGATCGCCGAGGTCGACCTCGGTCAGGTGTTCCGCGCGCTGGCCGACCCGCTGCGCCGGGCGGTGGTGGCCGAGCTGGTCGCCGACCCGGGCGACGCCGAGCGCGCGTGCTCGTCGTTCCCGATGCCGGTGGCGAAGTCCACCAGGACCCACCACTGGCGGGCGCTGCGCGAGGCCGGGCTGATCCTCCAGCGCGACGCGGGCAACGGCACCTTCGTCCGGCTGCGCCGGGCCGAGTTCGACCGCCGGTTCCCCGGCCTGCTCGCCACCCTGACCGAGCTGACCAGGGAGACCGCGCCGTCGGTGTGA
- a CDS encoding energy-coupling factor ABC transporter permease translates to MSDPVAMHMSDGLLNAPTSLLFVAVAVAGVGVALAKARGDLDDRTAPMAGLVAAFVFATQMLNFPVLPGVSGHLLGGALAAILVGPWVGALCVTIVLVVQSLFFADGGVTALGANVTNMALIGTAVGYLTAVALRGLATRSKGGLAAVAFISALVNTVLASFGFVLEYAIGGQGGVGFGTVAAAVLGVHVLIGIGEGLITAVTVTAVAAARPDLVHLLRGVPQKLELRA, encoded by the coding sequence GTGTCGGATCCGGTAGCAATGCACATGAGCGACGGCCTGCTCAACGCGCCGACGTCGCTGCTGTTCGTCGCGGTCGCCGTGGCGGGGGTGGGCGTGGCGCTGGCCAAGGCCCGCGGCGACCTGGACGACCGGACCGCGCCGATGGCGGGCCTGGTCGCGGCGTTCGTGTTCGCCACCCAGATGCTGAACTTCCCGGTGCTGCCGGGGGTCAGCGGCCACCTGCTCGGCGGCGCGCTCGCCGCCATCCTGGTCGGACCGTGGGTCGGCGCGCTGTGCGTGACGATCGTGCTGGTCGTCCAGTCCCTCTTCTTCGCCGACGGCGGCGTGACGGCGCTCGGCGCGAACGTCACCAACATGGCGCTCATCGGCACCGCGGTCGGTTATCTGACGGCCGTGGCGCTGCGCGGGCTCGCCACCCGCAGCAAGGGCGGCCTGGCCGCGGTCGCGTTCATCTCCGCCCTGGTCAACACGGTGCTGGCGTCGTTCGGCTTCGTGCTGGAGTACGCGATCGGCGGCCAGGGCGGTGTCGGGTTCGGCACGGTCGCCGCCGCGGTGCTCGGCGTGCACGTGCTGATCGGCATCGGCGAGGGCCTGATCACGGCGGTCACCGTGACCGCGGTCGCGGCTGCCCGGCCGGACCTGGTGCACCTGTTGCGCGGCGTGCCGCAGAAGCTGGAGCTGAGGGCGTGA
- a CDS encoding PDGLE domain-containing protein, whose amino-acid sequence MKRFFLGFVVVSLLLAGVVSYFADSNPDGLDHVTEQHGIAEHAQDHPLGGGPLADYAVAGDDRFTGVAGVLGVVLTLAVAGGLFWLLRKRPGARPDVKSDVG is encoded by the coding sequence GTGAAGCGCTTCTTCCTGGGGTTCGTCGTGGTCAGCCTGCTGCTGGCCGGCGTCGTGTCCTACTTCGCCGACTCGAACCCGGACGGCCTGGACCACGTCACCGAGCAGCACGGCATCGCCGAGCACGCGCAGGACCACCCGTTGGGCGGCGGGCCGCTGGCCGACTACGCGGTGGCGGGCGACGACCGGTTCACCGGCGTGGCGGGCGTCCTCGGCGTCGTGCTGACGCTGGCCGTGGCCGGTGGGCTGTTCTGGTTGCTGCGCAAGCGGCCCGGCGCGCGCCCCGACGTGAAGTCCGACGTGGGGTGA
- a CDS encoding energy-coupling factor ABC transporter ATP-binding protein, producing the protein MVEPRRDAPALVVERLAYAYPDGHQALFGVNLRVERGERVALLGPNGAGKTTFALHLNGVLGGGSGRIEVAGLPVGKANLKEIRRRVGLVFQDPDDQLFLPTARQDVAFGPANFGLRGAELDARVDAALAAVGMLDFAERSPLHLSGGQRRRVALATVLACDPEVLVLDEPSANLEPVARRELAEVLLELDRTMLMVTHDLPYALQLCPRSVLIDGGVVVADGPTRELLADTGLLARHRLELPFGFRLD; encoded by the coding sequence GTGGTCGAGCCGAGGCGGGACGCGCCCGCGCTGGTGGTGGAGCGGCTGGCGTACGCGTACCCGGACGGCCACCAGGCCCTGTTCGGGGTGAACCTGCGGGTGGAACGCGGTGAGCGCGTCGCGCTCCTCGGTCCCAACGGCGCGGGCAAGACGACGTTCGCGCTGCACCTCAACGGCGTGCTCGGCGGTGGTTCCGGCCGGATCGAGGTGGCCGGGCTGCCGGTCGGGAAGGCGAACCTGAAGGAGATCCGCCGCCGCGTCGGCCTGGTCTTCCAGGACCCCGACGACCAGCTGTTCCTGCCGACCGCGCGGCAGGACGTGGCGTTCGGCCCGGCGAACTTCGGGCTGCGCGGCGCGGAGCTGGACGCGCGGGTGGACGCCGCGCTGGCCGCGGTCGGCATGCTCGACTTCGCCGAGCGGTCGCCGCTGCACCTGTCCGGCGGGCAGCGCCGTCGGGTCGCGCTGGCCACCGTGCTGGCCTGCGACCCCGAAGTCCTGGTGCTCGACGAGCCCTCGGCGAACCTGGAACCGGTGGCCCGCCGAGAGCTGGCCGAGGTGTTGCTGGAGTTGGACCGCACCATGCTCATGGTCACCCACGACCTGCCCTACGCGCTGCAGCTGTGCCCGCGCAGCGTGCTGATCGACGGCGGGGTCGTGGTGGCCGACGGACCGACGCGGGAGCTCCTGGCCGACACCGGGTTGCTGGC